The following are encoded together in the Hyalangium ruber genome:
- a CDS encoding helix-turn-helix domain-containing protein has product MRSRGSPEELEHRRWLAIQRLVEGYAPDEVAEFLGVDVRSVRRW; this is encoded by the coding sequence ATGCGAAGTCGAGGCTCGCCCGAAGAGTTGGAGCATCGGCGCTGGCTGGCCATCCAGCGCTTGGTGGAGGGATACGCTCCCGATGAGGTAGCGGAGTTCCTCGGTGTGGATGTTCGGTCCGTGCGCCGGTGGC